A DNA window from Hordeum vulgare subsp. vulgare chromosome 1H, MorexV3_pseudomolecules_assembly, whole genome shotgun sequence contains the following coding sequences:
- the LOC123418054 gene encoding alcohol dehydrogenase 3, which produces MATAGKVIKCKAAVAWEAGKPLSIEEVEVAPPQAMEVRVKILYTALCHTDVYFWEAKGQTPVFPRILGHEAGGIVESVGEGVTELVPGDHVLPVFTGECKDCAHCKSEESNLCDLLRINVDRGVMIGDGQSRFTINGKPIFHFVGTSTFSEYTVIHVGCLAKINPEAPLDKVCVLSCGISTGLGATLNVAKPKKGSTVAIFGLGAVGLAAMEGARMAGASRIIGVDLNPAKYEQAKKFGCTDFVNPKDHTKPVQEVLVEMTNGGVDRAVECTGHIDAMIAAFECVHDGWGVAVLVGVPHKEAVFKTHPMNFLNEKTLKGTFFGNYKPRTDLPEVVEMYMRKELDLEKFITHSVPFSQINTAFDLMLKGEGLRCIMRMDQ; this is translated from the exons ATGGCGACCGCTGGGAAGGTGATCAAGTGCAAAG CGGCGGTGGCGTGGGAGGCCGGGAAGCCGCTGTCgatcgaggaggtggaggtggcgcCGCCGCAGGCCATGGAGGTGCGCGTCAAGATCCTCTACACTGCCCTCTGCCACACCGACGTCTACTTCTGGGAAGCCAAG GGGCAAACTCCGGTTTTCCCTAGGATCTTAGGCCATGAAGCTGGAGG CATTGTCGAGAGCGTCGGAGAGGGCGTGACTGAGCTTGTGCCGGGTGACCATGTCCTCCCGGTGTTCACCGGCGAGTGCAAGGACTGTGCCCACTGCAAGTCAGAGGAGAGCAACCTTTGTGATCTCCTTAGGATCAATGTGGATCGTGGCGTGATGATCGGCGATGGGCAGTCTCGCTTCACCATCAACGGAAAACCGATCTTCCACTTCGTCGGGACCTCCACCTTCAGTGAGTACACCGTCATCCATGTCGGTTGCCTCGCAAAGATCAACCCCGAGGCTCCCCTCGACAAAGTTTGTGTCCTCAGCTGTGGTATCTCAACTG GACTTGGTGCTACGCTCAATGTCGCAAAACCAAAAAAGGGTTCCACGGTGGCCATTTTCGGTCTTGGAGCTGTAGGACTGGCT GCCATGGAAGGGGCCAGGATGGCTGGGGCATCAAGGATCATTGGTGTGGATTTGAACCCTGCAAAATACGAACAAG CTAAGAAATTTGGATGCACAGACTTTGTGAACCCGAAGGACCACACTAAGCCCGTGCAAGAG GTGCTCGTCGAGATGACCAATGGCGGAGTCGACCGGGCAGTCGAGTGCACTGGCCACATCGACGCCATGATCGCCGCCTTCGAATGCGTCCATGAT GGGTGGGGCGTGGCTGTGCTGGTGGGTGTGCCGCACAAGGAGGCGGTGTTCAAGACCCACCCAATGAACTTCCTCAACGAGAAGACCCTGAAAGGCACCTTCTTCGGTAACTACAAGCCGCGCACCGACCTGCCGGAAGTGGTCGAGATGTACATGAGGAAGGAGCTCGACCTGGAGAAGTTCATCACACATAGCGTGCCCTTCTCGCAGATCAACACGGCGTTCGACCTCATGCTCAAGGGGGAGGGCCTGCGCTGCATCATGAGGATGGACCAGTAG